Proteins co-encoded in one Pararge aegeria chromosome 19, ilParAegt1.1, whole genome shotgun sequence genomic window:
- the LOC120632189 gene encoding uncharacterized protein LOC120632189, with protein MVDWDMIIIALLAEEEEMEEHINKIRRQKVRRRIWVEECWQERCSYGEFNTLCTTLPSKGVLFYDYYKMDYEKFRMLVEILRPYIQKKTTNYRSTISIEERLTICLRFLTVGSSFKSLAFNYRVGYSTVRSIVYETCAAIWKVLQPIVMPKPTEETWSQIEEGFKNIWQFPNCIGALDGKHVQIRSPHNSGSQFYNYKKSFSTVLLAVVDANYKFVIVDVGAYGRNSDGGILSNSKLGQKLNNTLHIPQNKCLPSTNKEIPHVFVADEAFPLTNNIMRPFPGNDIRGDEQKKIFNYRLSRARRMVESAFGIMVQKYEVFQRPLKVQPHHLDKIILACTCLHNFLIDEKYIHTQSHESNQSEIIFQDFEQLNEEEEDGSNVTESMKIRDEFKKYFSSEAGSVHWQDNIINRRC; from the exons ATGGTGGACTGGGATATGATTATAATTGCGCTTTTGGCGGAAGAAGAAGAAATGGAagaacatattaataaaataaggcgCCAGAAAGTCAGACGAAGAATATGGGTCGAGGAATGTTGGCAGGAAAGGTGTAGTTATGGTGAATTTAATACACTTTGTACAACTTTACCATCGAAAGGAGTTTTGTTTTATGATTACTATAAAATGGATTATGAAAAATTTCGAATGCTTGTGGAAATTTTACGTCCATATATTCAAAAGAAGACCACTAATTATCGTTCAACCATTTCTATTGAGGAACGCTTAACCATTTGTTTAag atttttgaCTGTAGGCAGTAGTTTCAAATCCTTGGCTTTCAACTACCGCGTGGGTTACAGCACAGTTCGGTCAATAGTGTATGAAACTTGTGCTGCAATTTGGAAAGTATTGCAGCCTATTGTCATGCCGAAGCCAACAGAGGAGACTTGGTCGCAAATTGAAGAAGGGTTCAAAAATATTTGGCAATTCCCGAACTGCATTGGAGCACTGGATGGCAAGCATGTACAAATACGATCGCCCCATAACAGTGGAAGTCAGTTTTACAACTACAAGAAATCATTTAGTACCGTATTGTTAGCCGTTGTAGACGCAAATTACAAATTTGTTATAGTTGATGTTGGTGCATACGGCCGCAATAGTGATGGCGGTATATTGTCAAATTCTAAGttaggacaaaaattaaataatacacttCATATACCTCAGAATAAGTGTTTACCATccacaaataaagaaataccacACGTATTCGTAGCCGATGAAGCATTTCCGTTAACCAATAATATAATGAGACCTTTCCCTGGAAATGACATTAGAGGTGAcgagcagaaaaaaatattcaattatagaCTGAGCCGAGCCCGACGCATGGTGGAGAGTGCATTTGGAATAATGGTACAGAAGTATGAAGTTTTTCAAAGACCACTAAAAGTGCAACCTCATCATCTAGACAAGATCATACTTGCTTGTACTTGTTTACACAATTTTCTTattgatgaaaaatatattcatactcAATCTCACGAGTCGAATCAATctgaaattatatttcaagATTTTGAACAGCtaaacgaagaagaagaagacggaAGTAATGTAACTGAAAGTATGAAGATACGAgatgaattcaaaaaatattttagttcagAAGCTGGGTCTGTTCATTGGCAAGACAATATAATAAATCGACGTTGTTAA